From one Sparus aurata chromosome 16, fSpaAur1.1, whole genome shotgun sequence genomic stretch:
- the ipcef1 gene encoding interactor protein for cytohesin exchange factors 1 isoform X1, which translates to MLTKVWADFEQSFRAKLLSLKSWWKAAFPISVPPSMAADDYNPVSLRHKSKRKTRGGNGTNMSRRRISVKELGQPDHQGWLYRKKESKGFLGMKWKKYWFVLKKTSLYWYTNQLAEKAEGYIDLTNFMIDRAIECRKKHAFKACHPQVMMFYFAAESHEEMNLWLNKLGLASIQYEATERNPAAECYSEASDHEEAESTEIPPPPYSEQTLRDSVDASGPPGSTHQGTLPPPYSSVVPSEANGSLSSPVSTMTSQSSTSSLAKQRQSWLDLVSQASPPAGETAVVCSVQIHSHQPPPEETEEEDDTQVLEGSSQQDSLETGSNEESPAVEEAEAQRVASGAQEEGVDRNSSDEMEKLYIHLKQASLSPIGDRKPSTKREFRASFVKRCKNQTVNDRLHLIRTLNSTLKSKEADLQAIEQVLSDPELNSDKFREWKDANAPLVQEICIKQNQQVASEATKAAASVIAAPVVETSL; encoded by the exons ATGCTGACCAAGGTTTGGGCAGACTTTGAGCAGAGTTTTCGGGCTAAGCTGCTCTCATTGAAGTCATGGTGGAAG GCTGCCTTCCCCATATCTGTGCCCCCTTCAATGGCTGCCGATGACTACAACCCT GTCTCCCTCCGACACAAATCCAAGAGGAAGACCCGAGGTG GCAATGGTACAAACATGAGCAGGAGACGGATCTCTGTGAAAGAGCTGGGTCAGCCGGATCACCAGGGCTGGCTGTACAGGAAGAAAGAGAGCAAAGGCTTCCTGGGTATGAAATGGAAGAAGTACTGGTTTGTGCTGAAGAAGACGTCTCTCTACTGGTACACCAACCAGCTG GCAGAAAAGGCTGAAGGCTACATTGACCTCACCAACTTCATGATTGACAGAGCCATAgagtgcaggaagaaaca TGCGTTCAAAGCTTGTCACCCACAAGtcatgatgttttattttgctgctgAGAGCCACGAGGAGATGAACTT gtggTTGAATAAGCTTGGACTAGCCTCCATTCAGTATGAGGCAACAGAACGAAATCCTGCAGCCG AGTGTTACAGTGAAGCTAGTGACCACGAAGAAGCCGAAAGCACAGAGATTCCCCCTCCACCATACTCTGAACAAACCCTGAGGGACTCGGTGGATGCATCGGGTCCACCTGGTAGCACACATCAG GGTACCCTTCCTCCCCCTTATTCCTCCGTGGTCCCAAGCGAAGCCAACGGTTCGCTCTCATCCCCCGTCAGCACAATGACATCACAGAGCTCCACCTCCTCGCTCGCCAAGCAGCGGCAGTCCTGGTTGGACCTGGTCTCGCAGGCGTCTCCTCCCGCCGGGGAAACAGCTGTGGTGTGCTCCGTTCAGATACACTCGCATCAGCCTCCGCCAGAGGAGACGGAAGAGgaggatgacacccaggtgCTAGAAGGCTCGtctcagcaggactctctgGAAACAGGGTCCAATGAGGAAAGCCCTGCTGTAGAGGAAGCGGAGGCACAGAGGGTTGCTTCTGGTGCTCAAGAAGAAG GGGTTGATAGGAACAGCTCAGATGAGATGGAGAAGCTGTATATTCACCTAAAACAGGCCAGCCTCTCGCCAATAGGAGATCGTAAACCATCCACAAAAAGGGAATTCAGGGCCTCCTTCGTAAAACGCTGTAAAAACCAGACTGTCAATGACAGACTCCACCTTATCAGGACGCTCAACAGCACATTAAAg TCAAAAGAGGCAGACCTACAGGCAATCGAGCAGGTGTTGTCAGACCCGGAGCTTAACTCAGACAAGTTCAGAGAGTGGAAGGACGCCAATGCACCCTTGGTACAGGAGATCTGCATTAAACAGAACCAGCAGGTGGCATCAGAGGCCACGAAAGCTGCAGCATCAGTCATTGCTGCTCCAGTGGTCGAGACCAGTTTATAA
- the ipcef1 gene encoding interactor protein for cytohesin exchange factors 1 isoform X2, which yields MAADDYNPVSLRHKSKRKTRGGNGTNMSRRRISVKELGQPDHQGWLYRKKESKGFLGMKWKKYWFVLKKTSLYWYTNQLAEKAEGYIDLTNFMIDRAIECRKKHAFKACHPQVMMFYFAAESHEEMNLWLNKLGLASIQYEATERNPAAECYSEASDHEEAESTEIPPPPYSEQTLRDSVDASGPPGSTHQGTLPPPYSSVVPSEANGSLSSPVSTMTSQSSTSSLAKQRQSWLDLVSQASPPAGETAVVCSVQIHSHQPPPEETEEEDDTQVLEGSSQQDSLETGSNEESPAVEEAEAQRVASGAQEEGVDRNSSDEMEKLYIHLKQASLSPIGDRKPSTKREFRASFVKRCKNQTVNDRLHLIRTLNSTLKSKEADLQAIEQVLSDPELNSDKFREWKDANAPLVQEICIKQNQQVASEATKAAASVIAAPVVETSL from the exons ATGGCTGCCGATGACTACAACCCT GTCTCCCTCCGACACAAATCCAAGAGGAAGACCCGAGGTG GCAATGGTACAAACATGAGCAGGAGACGGATCTCTGTGAAAGAGCTGGGTCAGCCGGATCACCAGGGCTGGCTGTACAGGAAGAAAGAGAGCAAAGGCTTCCTGGGTATGAAATGGAAGAAGTACTGGTTTGTGCTGAAGAAGACGTCTCTCTACTGGTACACCAACCAGCTG GCAGAAAAGGCTGAAGGCTACATTGACCTCACCAACTTCATGATTGACAGAGCCATAgagtgcaggaagaaaca TGCGTTCAAAGCTTGTCACCCACAAGtcatgatgttttattttgctgctgAGAGCCACGAGGAGATGAACTT gtggTTGAATAAGCTTGGACTAGCCTCCATTCAGTATGAGGCAACAGAACGAAATCCTGCAGCCG AGTGTTACAGTGAAGCTAGTGACCACGAAGAAGCCGAAAGCACAGAGATTCCCCCTCCACCATACTCTGAACAAACCCTGAGGGACTCGGTGGATGCATCGGGTCCACCTGGTAGCACACATCAG GGTACCCTTCCTCCCCCTTATTCCTCCGTGGTCCCAAGCGAAGCCAACGGTTCGCTCTCATCCCCCGTCAGCACAATGACATCACAGAGCTCCACCTCCTCGCTCGCCAAGCAGCGGCAGTCCTGGTTGGACCTGGTCTCGCAGGCGTCTCCTCCCGCCGGGGAAACAGCTGTGGTGTGCTCCGTTCAGATACACTCGCATCAGCCTCCGCCAGAGGAGACGGAAGAGgaggatgacacccaggtgCTAGAAGGCTCGtctcagcaggactctctgGAAACAGGGTCCAATGAGGAAAGCCCTGCTGTAGAGGAAGCGGAGGCACAGAGGGTTGCTTCTGGTGCTCAAGAAGAAG GGGTTGATAGGAACAGCTCAGATGAGATGGAGAAGCTGTATATTCACCTAAAACAGGCCAGCCTCTCGCCAATAGGAGATCGTAAACCATCCACAAAAAGGGAATTCAGGGCCTCCTTCGTAAAACGCTGTAAAAACCAGACTGTCAATGACAGACTCCACCTTATCAGGACGCTCAACAGCACATTAAAg TCAAAAGAGGCAGACCTACAGGCAATCGAGCAGGTGTTGTCAGACCCGGAGCTTAACTCAGACAAGTTCAGAGAGTGGAAGGACGCCAATGCACCCTTGGTACAGGAGATCTGCATTAAACAGAACCAGCAGGTGGCATCAGAGGCCACGAAAGCTGCAGCATCAGTCATTGCTGCTCCAGTGGTCGAGACCAGTTTATAA